A region from the Streptosporangium sp. NBC_01756 genome encodes:
- a CDS encoding LysR family transcriptional regulator translates to MDVHLRELRYFVAVAEELNVTRAADRLFVSQPALSKQVRVLERQLGFALFDRVTGGVALTRQGAALLPVARELLGRWNTGVEEARAAAPTGTLVIGMQTAVGRGLQQEAFRRFRARMPGWEVSLRLVGWDDPSGGVADGGSDVAFVWLPVPEGLNIHVLVTEHRGVAMPADHPLASRAEIPFSALRDEPFIALPTAAGPLRDYWLGRDARDDEPVVGVTANTPEEVFEAVTSGLGVVLVAEGNATLYNRPGMVYRPVTGLPPGELAIAWRKRDRRPQVAAFVDALR, encoded by the coding sequence ATGGACGTGCATCTGCGAGAGCTGCGCTACTTCGTCGCGGTGGCCGAGGAGCTGAACGTCACCCGGGCCGCAGACCGGTTGTTCGTCTCCCAGCCTGCGCTGTCGAAGCAGGTCAGGGTGCTGGAGCGGCAGCTCGGCTTCGCCCTGTTCGACCGGGTCACCGGGGGCGTCGCGCTCACCCGGCAGGGGGCCGCGCTCCTGCCGGTGGCCCGCGAACTGCTGGGCAGGTGGAACACGGGTGTGGAGGAGGCGCGTGCCGCCGCGCCGACGGGCACGCTCGTCATCGGCATGCAGACCGCCGTCGGCAGAGGGCTGCAGCAGGAGGCCTTTCGAAGATTCCGCGCTCGGATGCCGGGGTGGGAGGTCTCCCTGCGGCTGGTCGGCTGGGACGACCCGAGCGGTGGGGTGGCCGACGGCGGGTCCGACGTGGCGTTCGTCTGGTTGCCGGTCCCGGAAGGACTGAACATCCATGTGCTGGTCACCGAGCACCGAGGGGTTGCGATGCCGGCGGACCATCCGCTGGCGTCGCGAGCGGAGATTCCGTTCTCCGCGTTGCGGGACGAGCCCTTCATCGCGCTGCCCACCGCGGCGGGCCCGCTGCGTGACTACTGGCTCGGCCGTGACGCCCGCGACGACGAGCCCGTGGTGGGCGTCACGGCGAATACCCCGGAGGAGGTCTTCGAGGCGGTGACCAGTGGGCTGGGCGTGGTGCTCGTGGCCGAGGGGAACGCGACGCTCTACAACCGGCCGGGCATGGTCTACCGGCCGGTGACGGGCCTGCCGCCGGGCGAGCTGGCCATCGCCTGGCGGAAGAGGGACCGTCGCCCGCAGGTCGCGGCCTTCGTCGACGCGCTGCGCTGA
- a CDS encoding pyridoxal phosphate-dependent decarboxylase family protein — translation MTSSLSDVQSSFPEPTTGEGSRSPTPGLAAAFDPERFRDGAVDIVSRLTTYLGDRSVRGLDLLDPAVLLKAARGLMTPERQRIADFDADRVNQIVDLYTETGIPVYSPGYMGRQFSGVVPLAGLIDLVGSVVNQPSSFYEAGQLPNVAERLMAEELNRFIGWDRDRFAMVTTSGGSLANLTALLAARNRAFPQIWTRGAGGMSGPPAIAVSEEAHYSVTRAAGVLGIGERQIVRLPVDQAGRIRPDLAGPVLDEAHRRGLRPFCLVASAGTTSMGSFDPLEELAAVARRYGLWLHVDGAHGASLLLSDRHRDRLRGIEQADSLTWDAHKMLFMPAPCTLLFYRDGATARGAFRQRASYVFDEEPDVYSAYDSADKNLECTKRPMIMPLWTVWSVYGPALFAQKIDRLCAVARQAYRMLAAEPDFAVVHEPESNILCFRYRPDGLEPATVHRLQLEIRNRIRGGGRFFISKVDIDGVAALRVVVMNHLIDADHLAMLIAEIRDIGQRVLGASAAARPAE, via the coding sequence GTGACGAGTTCGCTTTCCGATGTCCAGAGTTCCTTTCCAGAGCCGACGACCGGCGAAGGCTCCCGGTCACCCACGCCGGGCCTCGCCGCGGCCTTCGACCCCGAACGTTTCCGCGACGGCGCCGTGGACATCGTCAGCCGCCTGACGACGTATCTGGGCGACCGGTCGGTCCGGGGACTCGACCTCCTCGATCCGGCGGTGCTGCTGAAGGCCGCGCGGGGACTGATGACCCCGGAACGGCAGCGCATCGCCGACTTCGACGCCGACCGGGTGAACCAGATCGTCGACCTGTACACGGAGACCGGCATCCCGGTCTACTCACCCGGCTACATGGGACGGCAGTTCTCCGGCGTGGTGCCGCTGGCCGGCCTCATCGACCTGGTCGGCTCGGTGGTCAACCAGCCCTCCTCCTTCTACGAGGCCGGGCAGCTCCCCAATGTCGCCGAGCGGCTCATGGCCGAGGAGCTCAACCGGTTCATCGGCTGGGACCGCGACCGGTTCGCCATGGTGACGACCTCGGGGGGCTCCCTGGCCAACCTGACCGCGCTGCTGGCCGCCCGCAACCGCGCCTTCCCGCAGATCTGGACGCGCGGCGCCGGCGGCATGTCGGGCCCCCCGGCCATCGCGGTCAGCGAGGAGGCCCACTACAGCGTGACCCGGGCGGCCGGGGTGCTCGGCATCGGGGAACGGCAGATCGTCCGGCTCCCGGTCGACCAGGCCGGGCGGATCCGCCCCGATCTGGCCGGCCCGGTGCTGGATGAGGCGCACCGGCGCGGTCTGCGACCGTTCTGCCTGGTGGCCTCGGCCGGGACCACGTCGATGGGCTCCTTCGACCCGCTGGAGGAGCTCGCGGCCGTGGCACGCCGGTACGGGCTCTGGCTCCATGTCGACGGGGCGCACGGGGCGAGCCTGCTGCTGTCGGACCGGCACCGGGACAGGCTGCGCGGCATCGAGCAGGCCGACTCGCTGACCTGGGACGCCCACAAGATGCTGTTCATGCCGGCGCCGTGCACGCTGCTCTTCTACCGTGACGGCGCGACGGCGCGCGGTGCGTTCCGGCAGCGCGCCAGCTACGTCTTCGACGAGGAACCGGACGTCTACAGCGCCTACGACAGCGCGGACAAGAACCTCGAGTGCACGAAACGCCCGATGATCATGCCGCTCTGGACGGTCTGGTCGGTCTACGGCCCGGCGCTGTTCGCGCAGAAGATCGACCGGCTCTGCGCGGTGGCCCGGCAGGCGTACCGGATGCTCGCCGCCGAACCGGACTTCGCCGTGGTGCACGAGCCGGAGTCCAACATCCTGTGCTTCCGGTACCGGCCAGACGGCCTGGAACCGGCGACCGTGCACCGGCTGCAGCTGGAGATCCGCAACCGGATCCGGGGTGGCGGGCGCTTCTTCATCTCCAAGGTCGACATCGACGGGGTGGCGGCGCTGCGCGTGGTGGTGATGAACCACCTGATCGACGCCGACCACCTGGCCATGCTCATCGCCGAGATCAGAGACATCGGGCAACGGGTACTGGGCGCGAGCGCCGCGGCCCGACCAGCGGAATAG
- a CDS encoding aldo/keto reductase: MKTRELGNLKVPAIGFGAMVLSPGVYGDIDDARAETALRAALDAGASHVDTSDAYGAEGHNERLVGKVIKGRREEVVIATKFGLAVPEGEPSRPFPVGYKFGELRVNGEARMVRGYAERSLRNLGTDVIDLYYAHYPDPGVPIEETAGAMAELVQAGLVRQLGLSNVTAEQLRRAHAVHPVAAVQNEWSMWRPVDADLLATARELGVGIVAWSPLGNGFLTGTVRNLGEGDFRHNAPRFSAENLARNNDRYAPIRDLATHLGITPAQLALAWLLHQDEHVVAIPGSRTPAHIEENLAAADLTLHPDTLARVERALGTFEAEGGTLL, from the coding sequence ATGAAGACACGCGAACTCGGAAATCTGAAGGTCCCGGCGATCGGTTTCGGGGCGATGGTGCTGTCACCCGGCGTCTACGGCGACATCGACGACGCCCGTGCCGAGACGGCGCTCAGGGCGGCCCTCGACGCGGGCGCGTCCCATGTGGACACCAGTGACGCCTACGGCGCCGAGGGACACAACGAGCGCCTGGTCGGCAAGGTGATCAAGGGGCGTCGGGAGGAGGTGGTGATCGCCACCAAGTTCGGCCTCGCCGTACCCGAAGGAGAGCCGAGTCGGCCGTTCCCGGTGGGATACAAATTCGGTGAGCTGAGGGTGAACGGCGAGGCGCGGATGGTCCGCGGCTACGCCGAGCGGAGCTTGCGCAACCTCGGCACCGATGTGATCGATCTCTACTACGCGCACTACCCCGACCCGGGCGTGCCGATCGAGGAGACGGCCGGAGCGATGGCCGAGCTGGTCCAGGCCGGTCTCGTCCGGCAGTTGGGTCTGTCCAATGTGACCGCGGAGCAGCTGCGCCGGGCGCACGCCGTGCATCCGGTGGCGGCCGTGCAGAACGAGTGGTCCATGTGGCGACCCGTGGACGCCGACCTGCTGGCGACCGCCAGGGAGTTGGGAGTCGGGATCGTCGCGTGGAGCCCCCTGGGCAACGGCTTCCTGACGGGAACGGTCCGGAATCTCGGCGAAGGCGACTTCCGGCACAACGCGCCGCGCTTCTCCGCCGAGAACCTGGCCCGCAACAACGACCGCTACGCCCCGATCAGGGACCTGGCCACGCACCTGGGTATCACACCGGCCCAGCTCGCCCTGGCCTGGTTGCTGCACCAGGACGAGCACGTGGTGGCGATCCCCGGCAGCCGCACGCCCGCCCACATCGAGGAGAACCTCGCGGCCGCCGATCTCACACTGCACCCGGACACGCTGGCCCGCGTCGAGCGGGCGCTCGGCACTTTCGAGGCCGAAGGAGGGACGCTGCTCTGA
- a CDS encoding DUF3040 domain-containing protein gives MAWSQDEERLLLQIERHLTDEDPRLAARLESFNERVQRKEHGRRKNDAKKKRAPRRPRRSTIIIMVSWVLIATLIATLLVLTFRHEAAAFPF, from the coding sequence ATGGCCTGGTCGCAAGATGAGGAGCGACTACTGCTGCAGATCGAGCGTCACCTCACCGACGAGGACCCGAGACTGGCGGCACGACTGGAGTCGTTCAACGAGCGTGTCCAGCGCAAGGAGCACGGCCGCCGGAAGAACGACGCGAAGAAGAAACGGGCGCCGCGTCGGCCCCGTCGCTCGACGATCATCATCATGGTCAGCTGGGTGTTGATCGCCACTCTGATCGCCACGCTGCTCGTTCTGACCTTCCGGCACGAGGCCGCCGCGTTCCCCTTCTGA
- a CDS encoding S41 family peptidase, which translates to MSAYLRFPTIFGDAVVFAAEDDLWTVSAGGGRAFRLTAGVAEAGYPRFSPCGDQLAFAGREEGPEEVYVMPADGGSARRITYHGARSTVTGWDPEGAILYASDESQPFDGQKWLHRIRPDGVAERLPYGPANSISYGPQIVLGRNTADPARWKRYRGGTVGDLWVGDGEFRRLIALPGNLASPCWAGDRVYFISDHEGVGNVYSCTADGGDLRRHSDHTDYYARNLSGDGSRLVYHAGAELYLVEDGESRPIEVSLRSSRTQRNRRFAPAEDFLDSATLNPDGTGLAITTRGKAFSFAAWEGPVRQHGALYGVRYRLLSWLNDGERLIAAASDDGDREVLVVLTADGSTGPVRLDHLDTGRVTALEVAPKGDRVALANHRNELLMVDLTGEAPGDSRSVVADSSGFGAIEDLAWSPDGRWLAYACCDTAQTTAIKLCRAETGETFFATRPVLSDSCPAFDPGGDYLYFIGQRVFNPVYDELQFDLGFPLGSRPYAIGLRADVPSPFVPEPRPLKDDDKDDEDEDGEETEVVIELEGICDRVVTFPVPEGRYDRIAGIKGKAVYLTFPVEGSLGDDYADSSDGTLHVYDFAEQKQETLVGDVSEFRLGHDGATLLYQSGRRLRVIKAGEEPEEDDSPGRTSGWVDLSRVKVSIRPEAEWRQMFREAWRLQRENFWAQDMAGIDWEGVYRRYLPLVDRVTTRGEFSDLLWELLGELGTSHAYESGGAYRSRPHYRQGKLGVDWSFEDGLYRVARIVGGDRWNPDATSPLNRLGVDVRPGDTVLAVNGQPVGPQTGPDELLVNQADQEVQLTVERGQERRTFEVKAIGDEQPGRYRDWVEANRAHCHERSGGRIGYLHIPDMGPDGYSEFHRGFLTEYDREGLIVDVRFNGGGHVSALLLEKLSRRRLGYNFPRWGVPEPYPEESPRGPMVAIANEWAGSDGDIFSHTFKLLGLGPLIGKRTWGGVIGIWPRHQLADGTVTTQPEFSFAFDDVGWRVENYGTDPDIEVDITPQDYARGVDTQLDKAIEVALDRLATHPPHTPNPADRPRLMVPRLPPRRAVRPAP; encoded by the coding sequence ATGTCCGCCTACCTGCGATTCCCGACCATCTTCGGCGACGCGGTCGTCTTCGCCGCCGAGGACGACCTGTGGACGGTGTCCGCCGGTGGCGGGCGTGCCTTCCGGCTGACCGCCGGAGTGGCCGAGGCGGGATACCCCCGGTTCTCCCCCTGTGGCGACCAGCTCGCCTTCGCCGGGCGCGAGGAGGGGCCCGAAGAGGTCTACGTGATGCCCGCCGACGGCGGATCGGCCCGGCGGATCACTTATCACGGCGCTCGTTCCACCGTCACCGGCTGGGATCCCGAGGGGGCCATCCTGTACGCCAGCGACGAGTCCCAGCCCTTCGACGGCCAGAAGTGGCTGCACAGGATCCGGCCGGACGGGGTCGCGGAGCGCCTGCCGTACGGTCCGGCCAACTCCATTTCCTACGGCCCGCAGATCGTGCTCGGCCGCAACACCGCCGATCCGGCCCGCTGGAAGCGTTACCGGGGCGGCACGGTGGGCGACCTGTGGGTTGGCGACGGGGAGTTCCGGCGGCTCATCGCCCTACCGGGCAACCTGGCCTCCCCCTGCTGGGCCGGGGACCGGGTCTACTTCATCTCCGACCACGAGGGGGTCGGCAACGTCTACTCCTGCACCGCGGACGGCGGCGACCTGCGCAGGCACTCCGACCACACCGACTACTACGCCCGCAACCTGTCCGGCGACGGCAGCCGGCTGGTCTACCACGCCGGAGCGGAGCTCTACCTGGTCGAGGACGGGGAGTCACGCCCCATCGAGGTCTCCCTGCGCAGTTCCCGGACCCAGCGCAACAGGCGCTTCGCCCCCGCCGAGGACTTCCTGGACAGCGCCACGCTCAACCCCGACGGCACCGGGCTGGCCATCACCACCCGGGGCAAGGCGTTCTCCTTCGCCGCCTGGGAGGGTCCGGTCCGCCAGCACGGCGCCCTGTACGGCGTCCGCTACCGCCTGCTGAGCTGGCTGAACGACGGCGAGCGGCTCATCGCGGCGGCCAGCGACGACGGCGACCGCGAGGTGCTGGTCGTGCTCACCGCCGACGGCAGCACCGGACCGGTCCGGCTCGACCACCTCGACACCGGCCGTGTCACCGCGCTGGAGGTCGCCCCGAAGGGCGACAGGGTCGCGCTCGCCAACCACCGCAACGAACTGCTCATGGTCGACCTCACCGGAGAGGCGCCGGGCGACTCCAGGAGCGTGGTGGCCGACTCCAGCGGATTCGGCGCCATCGAGGACCTCGCCTGGTCCCCCGACGGCCGCTGGCTCGCCTACGCCTGCTGCGACACCGCCCAGACCACGGCCATCAAACTGTGCCGGGCCGAGACCGGGGAGACGTTCTTCGCCACCCGCCCGGTGCTGTCGGACAGCTGTCCCGCCTTCGACCCCGGCGGGGACTACCTCTACTTCATCGGCCAGCGCGTCTTCAACCCGGTCTACGACGAGCTCCAGTTCGACCTGGGGTTCCCCCTCGGTTCCCGCCCTTACGCGATCGGGCTCCGCGCCGACGTCCCCTCCCCTTTCGTCCCCGAACCACGTCCTCTCAAGGACGACGACAAGGACGACGAGGACGAGGACGGGGAGGAGACCGAGGTGGTCATCGAGCTGGAGGGCATCTGCGACCGCGTCGTCACCTTTCCCGTCCCCGAGGGACGCTACGACCGCATCGCCGGTATCAAGGGCAAGGCCGTCTACCTCACCTTTCCCGTCGAGGGCAGTCTCGGCGACGACTACGCGGACTCCTCCGACGGCACGCTGCACGTCTACGACTTCGCCGAACAGAAGCAGGAGACCCTGGTCGGGGACGTTTCGGAGTTCCGGCTCGGCCACGACGGCGCCACCCTGCTCTACCAGTCGGGGAGACGGCTACGGGTGATCAAGGCGGGCGAGGAGCCCGAGGAGGACGACAGCCCCGGCCGGACCAGCGGGTGGGTGGACCTGTCGCGGGTCAAGGTGTCCATCCGCCCGGAGGCCGAGTGGCGGCAGATGTTCCGCGAGGCCTGGCGGCTGCAGCGGGAGAACTTCTGGGCCCAGGACATGGCCGGGATCGACTGGGAGGGCGTCTACCGGCGTTACCTTCCGCTGGTGGACCGGGTCACCACCCGGGGAGAGTTCTCCGATCTGCTGTGGGAACTGCTCGGCGAGCTCGGCACCTCCCACGCCTACGAGAGCGGGGGCGCCTACCGGTCCCGGCCGCACTACCGGCAGGGCAAGCTCGGCGTCGACTGGTCCTTCGAGGACGGTCTCTACCGGGTCGCCCGAATCGTCGGCGGTGACCGCTGGAATCCCGACGCCACCTCACCGCTCAACCGCCTCGGGGTGGACGTACGGCCCGGCGACACCGTGCTGGCCGTCAACGGCCAGCCCGTCGGCCCGCAGACCGGCCCGGACGAACTCCTGGTCAACCAGGCGGACCAGGAGGTCCAGCTCACCGTGGAGCGCGGGCAGGAGCGACGGACCTTCGAGGTGAAGGCCATCGGCGACGAGCAGCCGGGCCGCTATCGCGACTGGGTGGAGGCCAACCGGGCCCACTGCCACGAGCGCAGCGGCGGCCGGATCGGCTACCTGCACATCCCCGACATGGGCCCGGACGGCTACTCCGAGTTCCATCGCGGCTTCCTCACCGAGTACGACCGCGAGGGTCTGATCGTCGACGTCCGCTTCAACGGCGGCGGACACGTGTCGGCCCTGCTGCTGGAGAAGCTCTCCCGCCGCCGTCTCGGCTACAACTTTCCCCGGTGGGGTGTGCCCGAGCCCTACCCCGAGGAGTCCCCGCGGGGTCCGATGGTCGCCATCGCCAACGAGTGGGCCGGGTCCGACGGCGACATCTTCAGCCACACCTTCAAGCTTCTGGGTCTGGGGCCGCTGATCGGCAAGCGCACCTGGGGCGGGGTGATCGGCATCTGGCCCCGCCACCAGCTCGCCGACGGCACGGTCACCACCCAGCCGGAGTTCTCCTTCGCCTTCGACGACGTGGGCTGGCGGGTGGAGAACTACGGCACCGACCCCGACATCGAGGTGGACATCACCCCCCAGGACTACGCCCGGGGAGTGGACACCCAGCTCGACAAGGCGATCGAGGTGGCCCTGGACCGCCTGGCCACCCACCCGCCGCACACCCCCAACCCGGCTGACCGGCCACGGCTCATGGTTCCGCGGCTGCCGCCTCGACGAGCCGTCCGGCCAGCGCCGTGA
- a CDS encoding lysophospholipid acyltransferase family protein, whose translation MLYRLTKIVSAPFLHLLWPTEVSGTEHVPRTGPAILASNHLSVLDSTFLPLVLPRQVRFVAKSEYFTGNPITAAYMRATGQISIDRQSPTTAQDTLDAAARVLREGDLFGIYPEGTRSPDGRLYRGKVGASWLALATGAPVIPVAMSGTDKVLPIGASTPKLGRVGVRIGKPMTFSGSETSARDRRQVTDEIMAAIQELSGQEYVPSYAPRRTANE comes from the coding sequence GTGCTCTATCGCCTGACCAAGATTGTCAGTGCCCCTTTCCTTCATCTGCTGTGGCCCACCGAGGTCAGCGGGACTGAGCACGTACCAAGGACGGGCCCGGCCATTCTGGCCTCCAACCACCTGTCGGTCCTCGACTCGACCTTCCTGCCGCTGGTGCTCCCCCGCCAGGTCAGGTTCGTCGCCAAGTCCGAATACTTCACCGGCAACCCCATCACGGCGGCCTACATGCGGGCCACCGGCCAGATCAGCATCGACCGGCAGAGTCCGACCACCGCGCAGGACACGCTGGACGCGGCCGCGCGGGTGCTGCGGGAGGGCGACCTGTTCGGCATCTACCCCGAAGGCACCCGTTCCCCCGACGGCCGTCTCTACCGGGGTAAGGTCGGAGCCTCCTGGCTGGCCCTGGCCACCGGGGCACCGGTGATCCCGGTGGCGATGAGCGGCACCGACAAGGTGCTCCCCATCGGGGCCTCGACGCCCAAACTGGGCCGGGTGGGGGTGCGGATCGGCAAGCCGATGACGTTCTCCGGTTCGGAGACCAGCGCACGCGACCGGCGTCAGGTGACCGACGAGATCATGGCGGCGATCCAGGAACTGTCGGGACAGGAGTACGTGCCGAGCTACGCGCCCAGACGTACCGCGAACGAATAA
- a CDS encoding helix-turn-helix transcriptional regulator, producing the protein MTVIRVLTLLELLQASPGLTGPELADRLEVDERTVRRYAGKLSELGVPVEAERGRHGGYRLLPGYKLPPLMLTDDEATAVVLGLLAGRRTGLAVGETATESALAKIQRVLPQALRERVAAVSATLGHTRAPVPASAPKAGPLLALAGAARRRHTTRLAYRSWRGESSERDLDPYGIVFHSGRWYLTGFDHGSGEIRTFRVDRVTSAVETGRVFDDPGEFDPVARVLESLAAVPYRHEVKVLLATTMEEAARRIPASTATLTETTGGILLEMRAEHLAGMAQMLAGLGWPFTVITPDELRGEITALAGRLVEAAAAEP; encoded by the coding sequence ATGACGGTCATCCGGGTGCTCACGCTGCTGGAGTTGTTGCAGGCCAGCCCCGGCCTGACCGGCCCCGAACTCGCCGACCGGCTGGAGGTGGACGAGCGCACGGTGCGCCGCTACGCGGGGAAACTGTCCGAGCTCGGAGTGCCGGTGGAGGCCGAACGGGGCCGTCATGGCGGCTACCGGCTCCTGCCCGGCTACAAGCTGCCGCCGCTGATGCTCACCGACGACGAGGCCACGGCGGTGGTGCTGGGGTTGCTCGCCGGGCGCCGGACCGGACTGGCGGTGGGGGAGACGGCCACGGAGAGCGCACTGGCCAAGATCCAGCGGGTGCTCCCACAGGCGCTGCGCGAGCGGGTCGCCGCGGTCTCGGCCACGCTGGGGCACACTAGGGCACCGGTACCGGCGAGCGCCCCGAAGGCGGGGCCGCTGCTCGCGCTCGCCGGTGCCGCCCGGCGTCGGCACACGACGCGGCTGGCCTACCGGTCCTGGCGGGGTGAGTCCTCCGAGCGTGACCTGGACCCCTACGGAATCGTCTTCCACTCCGGCCGCTGGTATCTCACCGGGTTCGACCACGGCAGCGGGGAGATACGGACCTTCCGGGTGGACCGGGTGACGAGCGCGGTGGAGACCGGGCGGGTCTTCGACGACCCGGGTGAGTTCGACCCGGTGGCCCGCGTGCTGGAGTCGCTGGCGGCGGTGCCGTACCGGCACGAGGTGAAGGTGCTCCTGGCCACCACCATGGAGGAGGCGGCCAGGCGGATCCCGGCCTCCACGGCGACGCTCACCGAGACCACCGGCGGGATCCTGCTGGAGATGAGGGCCGAGCACCTGGCCGGAATGGCGCAGATGCTGGCCGGGCTCGGCTGGCCGTTCACCGTGATCACGCCGGACGAGCTGCGCGGGGAGATCACGGCGCTGGCCGGACGGCTCGTCGAGGCGGCAGCCGCGGAACCATGA
- a CDS encoding nucleoside deaminase: protein MVDESDLRHLRRCVELAAEALEVGDEPFGSVLVAADGTALAEDHNRVASGDRTRHPEFELARWAAANMTPAERAAATVFTSGEHCPMCAAAHGWVGLGRIVYASSSEQLAAWLAELGVPAPPVRTLPIHQVVPDLVVEGPVPDLADQVHDLHRRFHGSS, encoded by the coding sequence ATGGTGGACGAGAGCGATCTGCGGCACCTGCGCCGCTGTGTGGAACTGGCGGCCGAGGCCTTGGAGGTGGGGGACGAGCCGTTCGGCTCCGTCCTCGTCGCCGCGGACGGTACCGCCTTGGCCGAGGACCACAACCGGGTGGCCTCCGGCGACCGGACCCGCCACCCCGAGTTCGAACTGGCACGCTGGGCGGCGGCCAACATGACCCCGGCCGAACGGGCTGCGGCGACCGTCTTCACCTCGGGTGAGCACTGCCCGATGTGCGCTGCCGCGCACGGCTGGGTCGGGCTGGGTCGCATCGTGTACGCGAGTTCCTCGGAGCAACTGGCGGCCTGGCTCGCCGAACTGGGGGTTCCCGCGCCTCCCGTGCGGACCCTGCCGATCCACCAGGTGGTCCCCGACCTCGTGGTGGAGGGCCCGGTCCCCGACCTCGCGGACCAGGTGCACGACCTGCACCGGCGTTTCCACGGCTCGTCCTGA
- a CDS encoding penicillin-binding transpeptidase domain-containing protein, producing the protein MQRGKTIAITSVAVVLVAGAAGGGAWWFLHTRGTPQETAQRFTQAWQSGDLTTMRGELGVNDPAFAKAYEDMRRNLAVEGTTVRLDSVRETGDGAGEAAYTTTLTLKDVGEWSYSGVLDLAVVDRTWRVKWSPRSVHPDMTAGDTFTLKTKWPERAKITAAGGERLDGADVGGSVQQLVGYLDKATDKDVKALGSSYKKGDAIGRGGLQQTFQQRLAGTPATEIQLVGTDKKTAKTIGKIEGADGEAVESSLDLRVQGAAADAVRDLKQTASLVAVRPSSGEILAVVNNQGGFNRALDGNYPPGSTFKAITGVGLLAEGMTPAERTTCPKDVTVGGLPIRNSHHAGYGSVSFSDAFAYSCNTTFAPLAKERLGADKLLSTAELFGFNSPLNIGVPAAKGSFPRAQSDAELAAESFGQGRITASPLLMASAAAALADGTWRPPTLVPSIKQKVQPQQLPEGVTSQIHQMMSAVVTKGTAKDAGLPAGTRGKTGTAEFGAQDALKTHAWFIGFRGDLAFAVIVEEGTGGGAVAAPVAADFLRALG; encoded by the coding sequence GTGCAGCGTGGTAAGACGATCGCGATCACATCGGTGGCCGTCGTGCTGGTGGCGGGGGCCGCCGGCGGCGGGGCATGGTGGTTCCTGCACACCCGGGGCACCCCTCAGGAGACCGCCCAGCGCTTCACCCAGGCGTGGCAGAGCGGTGATCTGACCACGATGCGCGGAGAGCTCGGCGTGAACGACCCCGCGTTCGCCAAGGCGTACGAGGACATGCGCAGGAACCTCGCGGTCGAGGGCACCACGGTACGGCTGGACTCGGTGCGCGAGACCGGCGACGGCGCCGGCGAAGCCGCCTACACCACCACGTTGACGTTGAAGGACGTCGGCGAATGGAGCTACTCAGGTGTCCTGGACCTGGCGGTCGTCGACCGCACCTGGCGGGTCAAGTGGTCTCCCAGGTCCGTGCACCCCGACATGACCGCAGGCGACACGTTCACTCTGAAGACCAAATGGCCGGAGCGAGCGAAGATCACCGCCGCGGGGGGTGAGCGCCTCGACGGCGCCGACGTGGGCGGCTCGGTGCAGCAGCTCGTCGGCTACCTGGACAAGGCCACCGACAAGGACGTCAAAGCCCTCGGCTCCTCCTACAAGAAGGGCGACGCGATCGGCCGGGGTGGGCTGCAGCAGACCTTCCAGCAGCGCCTGGCCGGCACCCCCGCCACCGAGATCCAGCTCGTCGGCACGGACAAGAAGACCGCCAAGACCATCGGCAAAATCGAGGGGGCGGACGGCGAGGCGGTCGAGAGCAGCCTGGACCTGCGGGTTCAGGGAGCAGCCGCCGACGCGGTCCGCGATCTGAAACAGACCGCGTCGCTGGTCGCGGTCAGGCCGTCCTCCGGCGAGATACTCGCCGTGGTGAACAATCAGGGCGGTTTCAACCGAGCGCTGGACGGCAACTACCCGCCCGGCTCGACCTTCAAGGCGATCACCGGGGTCGGGCTGCTGGCCGAGGGGATGACGCCCGCCGAGCGGACCACCTGCCCCAAGGACGTCACGGTCGGCGGCCTGCCGATCCGCAACTCCCACCACGCCGGATACGGCTCGGTGAGCTTCTCCGACGCCTTCGCCTACTCGTGCAACACCACTTTCGCCCCGCTGGCCAAGGAGCGACTGGGCGCCGACAAGCTGCTGAGCACCGCCGAGCTGTTCGGCTTCAACAGCCCGCTCAACATCGGCGTCCCGGCTGCCAAGGGCAGCTTCCCCAGGGCCCAGAGTGACGCCGAGCTCGCTGCGGAGTCCTTCGGCCAGGGCCGGATCACCGCCAGTCCTCTGCTGATGGCCTCAGCCGCCGCCGCACTGGCCGACGGCACCTGGCGCCCGCCGACCCTGGTCCCCTCCATCAAGCAGAAGGTGCAGCCGCAGCAGCTTCCCGAGGGCGTCACCTCCCAGATCCACCAGATGATGTCCGCGGTGGTCACCAAGGGCACCGCCAAGGACGCGGGCCTGCCGGCGGGCACCCGGGGCAAGACCGGCACCGCCGAGTTCGGCGCACAGGACGCGCTGAAGACCCACGCCTGGTTCATCGGCTTCCGGGGTGACCTGGCCTTCGCGGTCATCGTGGAAGAGGGAACGGGCGGCGGGGCGGTCGCCGCCCCGGTGGCCGCGGACTTCCTGCGCGCCCTCGGCTGA